Genomic window (Chitinophagales bacterium):
CACAAAAGCTTCGCCAATTCCTTTGCCAAAGTCTTGAGCTTTTTCTATCATTACACATATTGGGGTGTCTATACGATAGACCTCTATAGGGTTCATTAGATACATACTGTTATTCAACTATAGTTCCGACCTTTATTTTATTCCACACGCGTTCATGTATATAATATAAAATTACCTTTGTGAAAAATTCAGTGGCGCCTATTTTAAGACCTATCATCGGGTCACCAGTATATATCCAAGAAATCAAAATCGTATCAATAGATCCCACGAAACGCCAAGTAACACCTTTGACCAAACTTACTTTTCGCTGATTAACCTTATCGCCAAATGTTTTAAAATAAATGCGCTCATGCACGTAATAAAGAACTATTTTAGTCAGCACCTCTGTCATACCAATCTGCAGGGAACTAAGAGGATCACGCGTATAATAATAGGAAATGATCATGGTGTCTATAGTTCCTACAATTCGCCATGAAATTCCCTTTAAAAAACTCCTATAACGCTTATCTTTGGGCATAACACCTACAAAAGTATGAACTATTTCATTACTCGATTTATAAAATATGTCTGCTAAAATCTCCTACTCTTTTTCTGGCAAGTTATGGCAACATCAGGCTCCAAAAGGTGGCTGGTATTTCATCGCTTTACCCATAGACATGTCAAAAGAAATTCGAAAAAACTTCAGAAATCAAGAACAAGGATGGGGCAGACTCAAAGCATCAACTGAAATAGACGGAGTGAAATGGCAAACAGCTATCTGGTATGATAGTAAAAGGAATACCTATCTACTTCCTATTAAAAGTGAAATTAGGAAAAAATTACCCATACCTACCTTAGGAGAATTCGATATTGTAATTTTACTCTAGATAAATATATTTTTGGTTTCGTTTCAAAAAAGCTACCCTAAAATCAAGATTCGCTTACTTTTACATTTTGATTCAATTATGAGAAATTATATCCTTCTATTTTTTATTTTCATATCCTATGGTATAGCTTTAACCCAAAATGTAACTACCTTGGATGGAATATCTCTAGGAAAACGCAGTGACTTTATTAAATCATGCGCAGGCGCTACACGCGATAAATTGATGAAAATTAATGGATTAGAAATCGATGCTGTCAAATATTGCTCATGTGTTTGCGACAAGTTAATACCTACTATTCATAGTAAGGATATGATGGCGGCCATGAAGGAGGGACGAGTAAAAGAGTTGTTTTTAGAAGGGAAAAACTTTGATGTTATTATGGAATGCTTACAAGGCAACTACAAAATTAAAGACGATTTTAAATTTGAAAGTATCGAGAATATAGAAGGTGCCAAAGAATCCGCTATGCAAAATTGTATGAAAGAAGCACTTCAAAGTGAAGAAGCAAAAGCAATATGGTCTAAAGAAACAGTAGAAAAATACTGTGATTGTGCCATTACTAAATTATTCTCATCAGGATATACCTACAAAGATTTGAATCAGGCAGAGGACGAAAATAGCGAGGTCTATAAAAAAATAGTGAAGCCTTGTGTAGAAGAAGT
Coding sequences:
- a CDS encoding DUF2061 domain-containing protein, with translation MPKDKRYRSFLKGISWRIVGTIDTMIISYYYTRDPLSSLQIGMTEVLTKIVLYYVHERIYFKTFGDKVNQRKVSLVKGVTWRFVGSIDTILISWIYTGDPMIGLKIGATEFFTKVILYYIHERVWNKIKVGTIVE
- a CDS encoding DUF1905 domain-containing protein; its protein translation is MSAKISYSFSGKLWQHQAPKGGWYFIALPIDMSKEIRKNFRNQEQGWGRLKASTEIDGVKWQTAIWYDSKRNTYLLPIKSEIRKKLPIPTLGEFDIVILL